The window GCATGCGATCGACCGCGGCGAGCGGCTCCTGCGCCGTGGCGATCGTCACTTCGGCCGTCTCGTAGGCGGCGTCGGGGAGCTCTCCGCAGGCGTCGCCGAGGTCCGCGACGATCGGCCCGAGTTCCCTGGCCCGTTCGACGGTCCCGACGAAGTCGCCGTAGGCCTCCCGCACGCGGCGCCCGGTACCGGTCGCGTGGTACCGGCCGTCGCGCTTCACGACCCAGTTCCGCTCCAGAAAGCCCGCCAGCACCCGCTGGATCGTCGTCCGCGTCACCGACACCCGGTCGCACAGGTCCGTCGGACGGGCGGGCTCGTCGCACAGCGCGTCGAGGATCGCCACCCGCTGCTGGGAGCCCGTGAGAAACCGGACGTCGCCGAAGACCTCGTCGTCGCCCATGCTGTCGGGTGTTGAAGGTAGTCCCGGTGATAGTTCTGGCGGGACGGACGACCGATCCGGTCGGGTCGTCGCTACGGCGTGGCGCCGGCGCCGGCGTCGCTCACGACGGGGACGGCAGCAGCGAATCGAGGACGAACGCGTCGACGGCCCGCCGGGCCTCCTCCGGAGCGTCCTCGTGTCCGAGGGCGATGCGCCGCTCGCGGGCCGCGTGGATCACGTCGGTGAGCAGCTGTCCCATCAGTTCGGCGTCCACCTCGCGGAAGGCGCCCCGTTCGATCCCCTCCTCGATGACCGTCACGATACTCCCCCGGATGCGGTCGTAGTGGGCGTCGAACAGCTCCCGGTGTCGCTCGTCGTTGCGGGCGTGGGCGTACAGCTCGTGGTACACCTGCATCCGGTCCCAGTGGGTGAACTCCTCGAACTCCGGCCCGAACAGGCACTGGTCGATCCGCGCGTCGAGTTCGGCGCGCGGGTCGGCCTCGCCGTCGACGTCGACGCTGCCCTCGTACTGGTCGATGACGTACTCCAGGAACGAGGACAGCAGGTCGTACTTGCCGTCGAAGTGGTAGTGGATCACCTGACGTGACAGGTCCATCTCCTCGCCGATGTCGCGGACCCGGAGGTCCTTGTACCCGTGCTCGCTTAGGGCGCGGAAGGTCGCCTCCATGATCTGCTCGCGGGTGTCGCCGGA of the Halomicrobium salinisoli genome contains:
- a CDS encoding TetR/AcrR family transcriptional regulator, whose translation is MSESDARVESGDTREQIMEATFRALSEHGYKDLRVRDIGEEMDLSRQVIHYHFDGKYDLLSSFLEYVIDQYEGSVDVDGEADPRAELDARIDQCLFGPEFEEFTHWDRMQVYHELYAHARNDERHRELFDAHYDRIRGSIVTVIEEGIERGAFREVDAELMGQLLTDVIHAARERRIALGHEDAPEEARRAVDAFVLDSLLPSPS